One segment of Nostoc flagelliforme CCNUN1 DNA contains the following:
- a CDS encoding GlsB/YeaQ/YmgE family stress response membrane protein, translating into MGNIIAWLVLGLIAGALAKLFYPGTQGGGILSTIILGILGAVVGGYLGQTLLGSGSAAAASAGAFSLGSILFAVLGAMLLIFLWGLVTRRAV; encoded by the coding sequence ATGGGTAACATTATTGCTTGGTTGGTTTTGGGTTTAATTGCAGGTGCGTTAGCTAAGTTATTTTATCCAGGAACCCAAGGTGGCGGTATTCTCTCTACCATCATATTAGGAATACTTGGAGCAGTAGTCGGCGGTTATTTGGGTCAAACCTTACTGGGAAGTGGTTCAGCAGCAGCCGCATCTGCTGGAGCTTTCTCCCTTGGAAGCATTTTATTTGCTGTTCTTGGTGCTATGCTACTAATTTTCCTTTGGGGTTTAGTGACTCGCCGAGCTGTGTAA
- the rsmI gene encoding 16S rRNA (cytidine(1402)-2'-O)-methyltransferase, which yields MQTDPKPRTLYVVGTPIGNLEDITFRAVRILQTVDIIAAEDTRHTGKLLQHFQVKTPQVSYHEHNRTSRIPELLEHLVNNKAIALVSDAGMPGISDPGYELVKACIEAGIAVVPIPGASAAITALSAAGLPTDRFVFEGFLPAKSQQRQEHLESLQTESRTLVFYESPHRLRDTLQDLALVWGSDRQIVLGRELTKLYEEFWRGTIAEAIAHYNQREPQGEYTLVVAGIPASQPQLTEEELKAELKQLISQGISRSQASRQLAKFTSLPRRQLYQLALSIVLTPEL from the coding sequence ATGCAAACCGATCCAAAACCAAGAACACTTTACGTTGTCGGCACACCAATTGGCAATCTGGAAGATATAACCTTTCGGGCAGTGCGAATTTTACAGACTGTAGATATCATTGCTGCGGAAGATACCCGTCACACAGGGAAACTATTACAGCATTTTCAAGTTAAGACTCCCCAGGTGAGTTACCACGAACACAATCGTACCAGCCGCATCCCAGAATTATTAGAGCATTTAGTGAACAATAAAGCGATCGCTCTTGTGAGCGATGCTGGAATGCCAGGAATTTCCGATCCTGGATATGAACTGGTGAAAGCCTGTATTGAGGCGGGAATTGCAGTAGTTCCCATTCCTGGCGCTAGTGCAGCAATTACTGCATTGAGTGCAGCTGGATTACCAACGGATCGGTTTGTCTTTGAAGGCTTTCTCCCAGCTAAAAGTCAACAGAGACAAGAACATTTAGAATCTCTGCAAACAGAATCTCGCACATTGGTTTTCTACGAATCGCCCCACCGTTTGCGAGATACTTTACAAGACTTAGCTCTTGTTTGGGGAAGCGATCGCCAAATTGTGTTAGGACGGGAGTTAACTAAATTGTATGAGGAATTTTGGCGGGGGACAATTGCCGAGGCGATCGCTCACTATAACCAACGAGAACCCCAAGGTGAATATACATTAGTAGTGGCAGGAATTCCAGCTAGTCAGCCTCAATTGACAGAAGAGGAACTGAAAGCCGAATTGAAACAGTTAATTAGTCAGGGGATATCGCGATCGCAAGCTAGCCGTCAGTTAGCAAAATTTACCTCCCTTCCCCGTCGCCAACTTTATCAATTAGCTCTTTCTATAGTCCTGACTCCTGAGTTGTGA
- a CDS encoding sugar kinase, whose amino-acid sequence MDNLKSKIARLSVAEVQNRSTERSRSPKSDCGLFVGLVTLDLIYLANSAPKNNQKIVATDYTVAAGGPATNAAVTFSHLGNQATVLGVVGSHPMTQLIRGDLANYKVAIADLEPTTDLAPPVSSIIVTQTTGERAVVSINAVKTQANSASIPPDILQNVNIVLIDGHQMTVSYAIAQMAKAKNIPVVIDGGSWKPGFEQILPFVNYAICSANFYPPNCQTGEDVFTYLGKFDIPHIAITHGQKPIEYLSCTKTGIVDVPPIQAIDTLGAGDIFHGAFCNYILRESFTDALRLAAYIAADSCKFFGTRRWMDLKC is encoded by the coding sequence ATGGATAATCTAAAATCCAAAATCGCTCGACTGAGCGTAGCCGAAGTCCAAAATCGCTCGACTGAGCGTAGCCGAAGTCCAAAATCGGATTGTGGGTTATTTGTAGGTTTAGTAACCTTAGATTTGATTTACCTTGCTAACTCTGCCCCTAAGAATAATCAGAAGATTGTCGCTACTGACTATACTGTGGCAGCAGGGGGGCCAGCTACAAACGCGGCTGTGACTTTCAGCCATTTAGGAAATCAGGCTACAGTCTTGGGTGTAGTGGGTTCTCACCCAATGACGCAGCTAATTCGGGGTGATTTGGCAAATTACAAAGTTGCGATCGCAGACCTTGAGCCTACCACTGATTTAGCACCGCCTGTCTCCTCAATCATTGTCACCCAAACCACGGGTGAAAGAGCCGTAGTTTCCATCAATGCTGTCAAAACTCAAGCCAACAGCGCATCTATCCCGCCAGATATTTTGCAAAATGTCAATATAGTACTGATTGATGGACATCAAATGACCGTTAGTTATGCCATAGCCCAAATGGCTAAAGCCAAGAATATTCCAGTAGTAATTGATGGTGGAAGTTGGAAGCCTGGATTTGAGCAAATTCTGCCGTTTGTAAATTACGCCATCTGTTCGGCTAATTTTTATCCCCCTAACTGCCAGACTGGAGAAGACGTTTTTACCTATCTGGGCAAATTTGACATTCCTCACATCGCCATTACCCACGGACAAAAACCAATTGAATACTTGAGTTGCACTAAAACTGGTATCGTAGATGTGCCACCGATTCAAGCAATTGATACATTAGGGGCTGGAGATATTTTCCACGGTGCTTTCTGTAATTACATTTTAAGAGAAAGCTTTACCGATGCACTGAGACTAGCAGCTTATATTGCTGCTGATTCCTGTAAATTTTTTGGCACTCGGCGCTGGATGGATTTAAAGTGCTGA
- a CDS encoding 3'(2'),5'-bisphosphate nucleotidase CysQ family protein gives MKDLQDILAIAREIGWGAADILRSYYHGTAKDPNLDVQYKQNEPVTVADVAVSQYILQTLQATLGNEDFAYISEETYQSPSGVAQPSPPWVWIIDPLDGTRDFIQKTGDYAVHIALVKETRPVLAVVAVPEAKKLYYATKGGGTFVETPDGSVPLQVSSGKRIEDLTLVVSRSHRNQRLDYLLQKLPCQNHKSVGSVGCKIATIVEQQADIYISLSGKSAPKDWDMAAPELILTEAGGKFTHFDGTPLQYNTGDINQWGGLLASNGEYHEVLCKEAERILAQFERS, from the coding sequence ATGAAAGACTTACAAGATATATTAGCGATCGCCCGTGAGATAGGTTGGGGCGCAGCAGATATACTGCGATCGTATTATCATGGGACTGCAAAAGATCCTAATTTAGATGTACAATATAAACAAAATGAGCCTGTTACCGTTGCCGATGTAGCTGTAAGTCAATACATTTTGCAGACACTACAAGCAACTTTGGGTAATGAAGATTTTGCTTATATCAGCGAAGAAACTTATCAATCTCCAAGTGGTGTAGCCCAGCCTTCCCCCCCTTGGGTATGGATAATTGACCCTTTAGATGGCACACGAGACTTTATCCAAAAAACTGGAGACTATGCAGTTCACATTGCTTTAGTCAAGGAAACACGCCCAGTTTTGGCAGTGGTGGCAGTACCAGAGGCTAAAAAGTTATATTACGCTACCAAAGGCGGGGGTACATTTGTAGAAACTCCTGATGGTTCTGTTCCTTTACAAGTGTCGTCAGGCAAACGAATTGAGGATTTAACCTTAGTCGTTAGTCGCTCTCACCGCAATCAACGCTTAGATTACTTATTACAAAAGTTACCTTGTCAAAATCATAAATCTGTGGGCAGTGTAGGTTGCAAAATCGCCACCATTGTCGAGCAACAGGCAGATATCTACATTTCCCTTTCCGGCAAGTCTGCGCCCAAAGATTGGGATATGGCAGCACCAGAACTGATTTTAACAGAAGCTGGTGGTAAATTTACCCACTTTGACGGCACTCCGTTGCAGTATAATACCGGTGATATCAATCAATGGGGAGGTTTGCTGGCTAGTAACGGCGAATATCACGAGGTGCTGTGTAAAGAAGCAGAAAGGATTTTAGCGCAGTTTGAGCGTAGCTAA
- a CDS encoding RNA recognition motif domain-containing protein: MSIYVGNLSYQVTEEDLKQAFAEYGTVSRVQLPTDRETGRPRGFAFVEMESDTQEEAAIDALDGAEWMGRDLKVNKAKPREERSSSSRGSWGGASPRRNNNRY, encoded by the coding sequence ATGTCAATTTACGTCGGAAACCTGTCCTATCAGGTTACAGAAGAGGACCTAAAGCAGGCTTTTGCAGAATACGGAACAGTAAGTCGTGTTCAACTACCCACAGATCGGGAAACAGGCCGGCCGCGTGGGTTCGCTTTTGTGGAAATGGAATCAGACACACAAGAAGAAGCTGCCATTGATGCACTTGATGGTGCTGAGTGGATGGGACGTGATTTGAAAGTGAACAAAGCTAAACCCCGTGAGGAAAGAAGCAGCTCCTCTCGTGGTAGCTGGGGTGGCGCTAGTCCCCGCCGCAACAATAATCGCTACTAA
- the psbA gene encoding photosystem II q(b) protein, producing MTTTLQRRESANVWERFCEWITSTNNRIYIGWFGVVMIPTLLAATACFVIAFIAAPPVDIDGIREPVAGSLIYGNNIISGAVVPSSNAIGLHFYPIWEAASLDEWLYNGGPYQLVVFHFLIGVFCYLGREWELSYRLGMRPWIAIAYSAPVAAATAVFLVYPIGQGSFSDGMPLGISGTFNFMIVFQAEHNILMHPFHQLGVAGVFGGSLFSAMHGSLVTSSLVRETTETESQNYGYKFGQEEETYNIVAAHGYFGRLIFQYASFNNSRSLHFFLAAWPVIGIWFTALGVSTMAFNLNGFNFNQSIIDSSGRVISTWADVINRANLGMEVMHERNAHNFPLDLAAGDVAPVALTAPAING from the coding sequence ATGACAACAACCTTACAACGTCGCGAAAGCGCCAACGTATGGGAGCGGTTCTGCGAGTGGATCACCAGCACCAACAACCGTATTTACATCGGTTGGTTCGGCGTAGTAATGATCCCCACCCTGCTAGCCGCCACCGCTTGCTTCGTAATTGCCTTCATCGCCGCACCTCCAGTAGACATCGATGGTATTCGTGAACCCGTTGCAGGTTCTTTGATCTACGGAAACAACATCATCTCCGGTGCAGTAGTACCTTCCTCCAACGCCATCGGCTTGCACTTCTACCCAATTTGGGAAGCAGCATCTCTTGATGAGTGGCTCTACAACGGTGGCCCTTACCAATTGGTAGTATTCCACTTCTTGATAGGTGTATTCTGCTACCTAGGTCGTGAATGGGAACTATCCTACCGCTTAGGTATGCGTCCTTGGATTGCGATCGCATATTCTGCTCCAGTAGCAGCAGCAACCGCAGTATTCTTGGTATATCCCATCGGACAAGGATCATTCTCAGACGGTATGCCTTTGGGAATAAGCGGAACCTTCAACTTCATGATCGTGTTCCAAGCAGAACACAACATCTTGATGCACCCCTTCCACCAATTAGGTGTAGCAGGTGTATTCGGCGGAAGCTTGTTCTCTGCAATGCACGGATCTCTTGTAACTTCTTCACTAGTTCGTGAAACAACCGAAACCGAGTCACAAAACTACGGTTACAAGTTCGGTCAAGAAGAAGAAACCTACAACATCGTTGCAGCACACGGCTACTTCGGTCGTCTAATCTTCCAATACGCTTCCTTCAACAACAGCCGTTCACTGCATTTCTTCTTAGCAGCATGGCCTGTAATCGGAATCTGGTTCACCGCCTTGGGTGTAAGCACAATGGCGTTCAACTTGAACGGTTTCAACTTCAACCAATCAATCATTGATTCAAGTGGTCGCGTCATCAGCACTTGGGCAGATGTAATCAACCGGGCTAACCTGGGTATGGAAGTAATGCACGAGCGTAACGCTCACAACTTCCCCTTAGATTTGGCTGCTGGTGATGTTGCTCCTGTCGCTCTGACTGCTCCTGCTATCAACGGTTAA
- a CDS encoding DUF2834 domain-containing protein — translation MVRKIAFGLLWLGFTTYAFFLAPPEQPGTFELIKNLSTGQWQGVNPLVIALFNLMGIWPLIYSAVVFIDGRGQKIPAWLFATASFGVGAFALLPYLALREPNNKFVGKKNALLKLLDSRVTGVVLTVATVLLVVYGLTGGDWGNFVQQWQTNRFINVMSLDFCLLCLLFPALLGDDMARRGWKNPQMFWLIALIPLLGPLIYLCVRPPLPEVGVEAIPSQQAAAN, via the coding sequence ATGGTTAGAAAAATTGCCTTTGGGCTGCTGTGGCTGGGATTCACTACCTATGCTTTTTTCCTCGCTCCTCCTGAGCAACCTGGTACATTCGAGTTAATTAAAAATCTTTCTACTGGCCAGTGGCAAGGCGTTAACCCGTTAGTCATAGCGCTATTCAACCTCATGGGCATCTGGCCTCTCATCTACAGCGCAGTAGTGTTTATTGATGGTAGAGGACAAAAAATACCTGCTTGGCTATTTGCTACTGCCTCTTTCGGAGTCGGGGCATTTGCCTTATTACCCTATTTAGCCCTAAGAGAACCAAATAATAAGTTTGTTGGTAAAAAGAATGCCTTGCTGAAGCTGCTAGATTCTCGAGTGACTGGGGTTGTCTTGACGGTAGCCACGGTTCTTCTTGTTGTTTATGGTTTAACAGGAGGAGATTGGGGTAATTTTGTGCAGCAGTGGCAAACTAACCGCTTCATCAATGTGATGAGTTTAGATTTCTGTCTACTTTGCCTACTATTTCCAGCTTTGCTAGGGGATGATATGGCGCGTCGTGGTTGGAAAAATCCACAGATGTTTTGGTTAATAGCGTTGATACCGCTACTCGGGCCATTGATTTATTTGTGTGTGCGTCCACCTCTACCAGAAGTGGGTGTAGAAGCTATACCGAGTCAGCAGGCAGCTGCAAATTAA
- the hrcA gene encoding heat-inducible transcriptional repressor HrcA: MEVQLTNRQQHILWATVRHYIATAEPVGSKALVEEYDLGVSSATIRNVMGVLEKSGLLYQPHASAGRVPSDSGYRIYVDQLITPSLRSRSVSQTDALASLLPQSGTEALGREVEMALQKRLQWEDWSLETLLQGAAQILATLSGCISLITMPQTTTALLRHLQLVQIEAGRIMLIVVTDSYETHSKLMDLSPIPEETKRDSEVIDRELQIVSNFLNTHLRGRSLLELGNLNWSELDQEFQRYGEFLKHSVAELTRRTHAPTATQIMVRGVSEVLRQPEFSQLQQVQTIIHLLEEEQDQLWRLIFEEPELEDVGKSKVTVRIGAENLLEPIRTCTLISSTYRRGSIPVGSVGVLGPTRLDYESAIAVVASAADYLSEAFSYFNPS; this comes from the coding sequence ATGGAAGTCCAGTTAACAAATCGACAACAGCATATACTTTGGGCAACGGTACGTCACTACATTGCTACGGCAGAGCCTGTTGGATCAAAAGCTTTGGTCGAGGAGTACGACCTGGGTGTAAGTTCAGCCACAATTCGCAATGTGATGGGCGTTTTAGAAAAGTCGGGATTACTCTACCAACCACACGCCTCTGCTGGACGTGTCCCTTCAGATTCAGGTTATCGCATTTATGTTGACCAGCTAATTACACCTTCTCTGCGTTCGCGTAGCGTGTCGCAGACAGACGCTCTTGCTAGCTTGCTTCCACAAAGTGGTACAGAAGCTTTAGGACGAGAAGTAGAAATGGCATTGCAAAAGCGCCTCCAGTGGGAAGATTGGAGTTTAGAAACCCTATTGCAAGGAGCCGCACAAATTTTAGCAACCTTGAGTGGTTGCATTAGCTTGATTACTATGCCGCAAACTACCACAGCACTATTGCGACATCTGCAATTAGTGCAAATTGAAGCGGGGCGGATCATGTTAATTGTTGTTACCGATAGTTATGAGACACATTCCAAATTAATGGATTTGTCGCCAATACCAGAGGAAACAAAACGGGATTCAGAGGTAATCGATCGCGAGTTACAAATTGTTTCTAACTTTTTGAATACCCACTTGCGGGGTCGAAGTCTGTTGGAATTAGGCAACCTCAACTGGAGCGAACTAGATCAGGAATTCCAACGCTACGGGGAATTTTTGAAACATTCAGTTGCCGAATTGACTCGTCGCACTCATGCACCGACTGCAACCCAAATTATGGTTCGGGGTGTGTCAGAAGTTTTGCGTCAGCCAGAATTTTCCCAGTTACAGCAGGTACAAACAATTATCCACCTGCTGGAAGAAGAACAAGACCAACTATGGCGATTAATATTTGAGGAACCAGAACTTGAGGATGTGGGTAAGTCAAAGGTAACGGTTCGCATTGGCGCAGAAAATCTTCTAGAACCGATACGCACCTGCACCTTGATTTCTTCCACCTATCGCCGAGGTTCAATACCAGTAGGAAGTGTGGGAGTTTTGGGGCCAACGCGTTTAGATTATGAAAGTGCGATCGCAGTAGTAGCATCTGCTGCTGATTACCTCTCAGAAGCTTTCAGTTATTTCAATCCCTCATAG
- a CDS encoding rhodanese-like domain-containing protein, which yields MNQISVQELAQRLSSGDTSIQLVDVREPQELDIASIEGFVNLPLSQFTEWGDQVPTLFNPQAETLVLCHHGIRSAQMCQWLIAQGFTNVQNISGGIDAYSVLVDHSIPQY from the coding sequence ATGAACCAGATTAGTGTACAAGAACTGGCACAACGTCTTTCTTCTGGTGATACAAGTATTCAGCTAGTAGATGTACGCGAACCACAAGAATTGGATATTGCTAGCATTGAGGGCTTTGTCAACTTACCCTTGAGTCAATTTACCGAATGGGGAGATCAAGTCCCTACCCTCTTCAATCCCCAAGCTGAAACCCTTGTACTATGCCACCACGGCATTCGCTCTGCCCAGATGTGCCAGTGGTTAATTGCTCAAGGTTTTACAAATGTGCAAAATATTTCGGGTGGTATTGATGCTTATTCCGTCTTAGTAGACCATTCAATTCCCCAGTATTAG
- a CDS encoding DUF3352 domain-containing protein gives MNRQRSFIGFIVAGAIALLVIAIAGFYWFSAKNPANLTASTSEPNAAIFVSKLSPVMVSLLVNPDRLQALEREGELSKLKTSLFAKSGIDYKQDLQPWLGNEITLAITSLDIDRDRENGQQPGYLLALATKQPQKSREFVELLFSKRALGGANLAVEQYKGVKLISDNSQPEKDLLAGAVVGEGFVLFANDPKVLRDAINNVQAPDLNLTSSPEYQKATKQLPKGGLAVAFLNLPIVAKWQGLELPEQTYDSEIISLALNPKGLLAETSFLTSSEIVSPSSPLSKPVGALQYVPASAGLAISGSNLSNLGNSDLAKLWRQATATIYGSEEDVVSRLAKPLVDVQKRWGINLPEDIFSWVQGEYAIALLPGKEQTIPHWIFAVEKSESVEKGIARLDAIASSNGLSINPLTLSKQKISAWTELTTATKKSDVKEGTSFSIETKVRGLHTTLGNYEIFTSDLETMDEILTAKDNSLIDNPNFKDSIAAIHQPNQGYIYLDWTKSQNLLERQVPILKLVEVLGKPFFDSLRSLTVSSYGTDTGALKGGVFFQLNNS, from the coding sequence GTGAATAGGCAACGCTCATTTATTGGTTTTATCGTAGCTGGTGCGATCGCACTGCTAGTAATTGCGATCGCTGGCTTTTACTGGTTTTCCGCCAAAAATCCGGCTAACCTCACTGCTTCTACCTCCGAGCCTAATGCAGCCATATTTGTGTCGAAACTGTCTCCTGTAATGGTTTCATTACTGGTGAATCCTGATCGGTTGCAGGCGTTGGAGCGTGAAGGAGAACTATCTAAACTCAAAACCAGTTTATTCGCCAAAAGTGGCATAGATTACAAACAAGACCTTCAACCCTGGTTAGGGAACGAAATTACACTAGCTATCACTAGCTTAGATATTGATCGCGACCGAGAAAACGGACAGCAGCCAGGGTATTTGCTGGCACTAGCAACCAAGCAACCACAGAAAAGCCGCGAGTTTGTCGAGTTGTTGTTTTCTAAACGGGCGTTAGGTGGGGCAAACTTAGCTGTTGAACAATACAAAGGTGTGAAGCTGATTTCTGACAATTCTCAACCAGAAAAGGATTTGCTTGCAGGTGCTGTTGTTGGTGAAGGCTTTGTGTTGTTTGCCAACGATCCAAAGGTGTTACGAGACGCCATCAATAACGTCCAAGCGCCCGATCTGAATCTGACTAGCTCCCCCGAATACCAAAAAGCAACAAAACAACTTCCCAAAGGGGGTTTAGCTGTAGCTTTCTTGAATCTTCCCATCGTGGCAAAATGGCAAGGTTTAGAATTGCCAGAACAAACCTATGACAGCGAAATTATTTCCTTGGCATTGAACCCCAAAGGTTTGCTAGCAGAAACCTCCTTTTTAACTTCATCAGAAATTGTTTCCCCATCTTCACCACTATCTAAACCTGTGGGAGCATTGCAGTATGTTCCAGCGTCGGCAGGTTTGGCAATTTCTGGCTCAAATTTAAGTAATTTGGGTAACAGTGATTTAGCTAAACTCTGGAGACAAGCAACAGCAACTATATATGGTTCTGAGGAAGATGTAGTTTCTCGGTTAGCAAAACCTTTGGTGGATGTTCAAAAACGCTGGGGTATAAACTTACCAGAGGATATTTTTAGCTGGGTACAAGGAGAATATGCCATAGCATTGTTACCTGGGAAAGAGCAAACAATCCCTCATTGGATTTTTGCTGTGGAAAAATCCGAGAGTGTGGAAAAAGGTATTGCTCGATTAGATGCGATCGCCTCATCAAATGGACTCAGCATTAATCCCCTAACTCTGTCCAAGCAAAAAATCTCTGCTTGGACAGAGTTAACTACGGCTACAAAAAAAAGCGATGTTAAAGAGGGAACATCCTTCAGTATTGAAACAAAAGTGCGAGGATTGCATACAACTTTAGGAAATTACGAAATTTTCACCTCTGACTTAGAAACGATGGATGAAATTCTCACAGCCAAAGATAATTCGTTAATTGACAATCCCAATTTCAAAGATAGTATTGCTGCGATTCACCAACCAAATCAAGGCTATATATATCTTGACTGGACAAAAAGCCAGAATTTGTTAGAGCGTCAAGTACCGATTCTCAAACTAGTGGAAGTTTTAGGGAAACCGTTTTTTGATAGTCTGCGATCGCTAACAGTCAGTAGCTATGGAACTGACACAGGAGCGCTCAAAGGTGGCGTTTTCTTCCAACTCAATAACTCGTGA
- a CDS encoding nucleotide exchange factor GrpE gives MAFSSNSITREIFIKAQVQKVREFLTFCIFLSHDPNPSPEFIQLLPKPVGAVNRKFLGVLGKRQVLPIQIELQSTQPDFNLCRVVEREVRKNVADQTITKIVRRGFSLREKTLRPTEVITSKTSVGEL, from the coding sequence GTGGCGTTTTCTTCCAACTCAATAACTCGTGAGATTTTCATAAAAGCTCAAGTGCAGAAGGTCAGAGAATTTTTAACCTTCTGCATTTTCTTATCCCATGATCCCAACCCCAGCCCAGAATTTATCCAGCTTTTACCCAAGCCTGTAGGCGCGGTTAATCGTAAGTTTCTCGGTGTACTAGGAAAGCGCCAAGTCTTACCTATACAAATAGAACTGCAAAGTACACAGCCAGATTTTAATTTATGCCGTGTTGTTGAGCGTGAAGTCAGAAAGAATGTGGCAGACCAAACAATTACTAAAATCGTCCGTCGAGGGTTTTCTTTAAGAGAAAAGACCCTGCGTCCAACAGAGGTAATCACATCTAAAACATCAGTTGGAGAATTGTAA
- the cysE gene encoding serine O-acetyltransferase produces MLSILRADFRIIFERDPAARNWLEVLFCYPGLQALLFHRLAHWLYTVGLPFIPRLISHVARFLTGIEIHPGAAIGKSVFIDHGMGVVIGETAIVGDYALIYQGVTLGGTGKECGKRHPTVGENVVVGAGAKVLGNIQIGNNVRIGAGSVVLRDVPSDCTVVGVPGRIMYRSGVRVAPLEHNNLPDSEAQVIRALVDRIEALEEQIQTLQRSNSSEKTPVLVGCLATKEDELTHDTRWCNLKDKTIQEFLDGAGI; encoded by the coding sequence GTGCTATCTATACTGCGTGCTGACTTTCGTATCATATTTGAACGTGACCCAGCTGCTCGTAACTGGTTGGAAGTTTTATTTTGTTACCCTGGTTTGCAAGCCCTGCTATTCCATAGGCTGGCTCACTGGTTGTACACTGTTGGTCTTCCCTTTATTCCTCGCCTGATTTCTCACGTGGCTCGGTTTTTGACTGGAATTGAAATCCACCCTGGTGCAGCAATTGGAAAAAGTGTGTTTATTGACCACGGAATGGGTGTAGTAATTGGTGAAACTGCGATCGTGGGAGACTATGCCCTAATTTATCAAGGTGTCACCCTTGGAGGTACTGGTAAAGAATGTGGTAAGCGGCATCCAACTGTGGGTGAAAATGTTGTAGTTGGAGCTGGAGCTAAGGTACTGGGCAATATCCAAATTGGTAATAATGTCCGTATTGGCGCTGGGTCTGTTGTTCTAAGGGATGTCCCTTCAGACTGTACTGTGGTAGGCGTGCCTGGGCGCATTATGTATCGTTCTGGAGTTCGGGTTGCACCTCTTGAACACAATAACTTACCAGATTCAGAAGCCCAAGTAATTCGTGCTTTAGTTGACAGGATTGAGGCGTTGGAAGAACAAATACAAACTCTTCAGCGCAGCAATTCTTCAGAAAAAACTCCTGTTTTAGTGGGTTGTTTAGCCACCAAAGAGGATGAGCTAACCCACGATACTCGCTGGTGTAACCTTAAAGATAAGACTATCCAGGAATTTCTAGATGGTGCGGGTATTTAA
- a CDS encoding Npun_F5749 family FMN-dependent PPOX-type flavoprotein, whose amino-acid sequence MTLAPWRSAIAHALHRNRSLVYARYLQLATVQPNGRPANRTLVFRGFLEDTNQLKFITDSRSAKADQIQQQSWAEVCWYFPNTREQFRITGCLTLVGNDDSHQDLQPARISIWQELSDAARLQFAWPHPGKPRVENPEAFEPPAPDPVQPLPNFCLLLLDPLQVDHLELRGEPQNRKFYRRDENQEWFCEEINP is encoded by the coding sequence ATGACTCTTGCTCCTTGGCGAAGCGCGATCGCTCATGCACTCCATCGCAACCGCAGCCTTGTTTATGCCCGTTACCTCCAACTAGCAACAGTGCAGCCAAACGGTCGTCCTGCTAATCGTACCCTAGTCTTTCGTGGCTTTCTAGAAGATACAAACCAGCTAAAATTTATTACTGATAGTCGTAGCGCTAAAGCCGACCAAATACAGCAACAATCTTGGGCAGAAGTTTGCTGGTACTTCCCCAATACACGCGAACAATTCCGAATCACTGGCTGTTTGACCCTGGTAGGTAATGATGATTCTCATCAGGATTTACAGCCAGCCCGCATTTCCATTTGGCAAGAACTGAGTGATGCTGCACGTTTACAGTTTGCTTGGCCCCATCCTGGTAAACCCAGAGTTGAAAACCCAGAAGCTTTTGAGCCACCAGCACCCGACCCCGTGCAGCCATTGCCTAATTTTTGCCTACTGCTACTCGACCCACTCCAGGTAGACCACTTAGAATTACGCGGCGAACCACAAAATAGAAAGTTTTATCGCCGCGATGAAAATCAGGAATGGTTTTGTGAAGAAATTAATCCTTAA